One window of Candidatus Sulfotelmatobacter sp. genomic DNA carries:
- the queG gene encoding tRNA epoxyqueuosine(34) reductase QueG produces MKAAARECGAAAVRIASAEPDAATAARMRVAFGRGDHATWSYDAGYAAAASDPATVLPGARAIVCVAVPYATPAPPPRRGHGRVSAYAWSNDYHKTMRATLDAIAARIDALAGARVTKVACDTAPLAERAFAERAGLGWIGKHTSLIVKGLGSTVFLGEIVTTLPLRPDAPLRTSCGSCAICLEVCPTRALRGDHTIDATRCISDLTQRRDPIPRALRPLLGNWVWGCDLCNDACPPTRLAGPGGDARFRPRSAELAAPGLQALLRLKGGAARQVRRSGMGWRGPVVLRRNAAVALGNELDRADVPALAEALDADPSPLVRGHAAWALGRIGSPRARATLRAALAAEADPGVREEVIAALEPSASLRAFQTETPCATAVRSPSSPSPC; encoded by the coding sequence GTGAAAGCCGCGGCGCGCGAGTGCGGCGCCGCGGCGGTGCGGATCGCCTCGGCCGAGCCCGACGCGGCGACCGCCGCGCGGATGCGGGTGGCCTTCGGGCGCGGCGATCACGCGACGTGGTCGTACGACGCCGGCTACGCGGCCGCGGCCAGCGACCCGGCGACGGTGTTGCCGGGCGCGCGCGCGATCGTCTGCGTCGCGGTGCCCTACGCGACGCCGGCACCGCCGCCGCGCCGCGGACACGGCCGCGTTTCGGCGTACGCGTGGTCGAACGACTACCACAAGACGATGCGCGCGACGCTCGATGCGATCGCGGCGCGCATCGACGCGTTGGCCGGCGCGCGCGTCACCAAAGTCGCGTGCGACACCGCGCCGCTGGCGGAGCGCGCATTCGCCGAACGGGCGGGGCTGGGGTGGATCGGCAAGCACACCTCGCTGATCGTCAAAGGACTCGGTTCGACGGTGTTCTTGGGCGAGATCGTGACCACGCTTCCGCTGCGCCCCGACGCGCCGCTGCGCACGTCGTGCGGCAGCTGCGCGATCTGCCTGGAGGTCTGTCCGACCCGCGCGCTGCGCGGCGACCACACGATCGACGCGACGCGCTGCATCAGCGATCTCACCCAGCGGCGCGACCCGATCCCACGCGCGCTGCGGCCGCTGCTGGGCAACTGGGTGTGGGGCTGCGATCTGTGCAACGACGCCTGCCCGCCGACGCGCCTGGCGGGCCCCGGCGGCGACGCGCGCTTCCGGCCGCGCAGCGCGGAGCTGGCGGCGCCGGGCTTGCAGGCGTTGCTGCGGCTCAAAGGCGGCGCCGCCCGTCAGGTCCGGCGCAGCGGGATGGGCTGGCGGGGGCCGGTCGTGCTGCGGCGCAACGCGGCGGTCGCGCTCGGGAACGAGCTCGACCGGGCCGACGTGCCGGCGCTGGCCGAGGCGCTGGACGCGGATCCCAGCCCACTGGTGCGCGGGCATGCCGCCTGGGCGCTGGGGCGGATCGGCTCGCCGCGAGCGCGCGCCACCTTGCGCGCGGCCCTGGCGGCGGAGGCCGATCCGGGCGTGCGCGAGGAAGTGATCGCGGCCCTGGAACCGTCCGCGTCGCTGCGGGCGTTCCAGACCGAGACACCATGCGCAACCGCCGTTCGCTCGCCGTCCTCACCCTCGCCCTGCTGA
- a CDS encoding molybdenum cofactor biosynthesis protein MoaE, translating into MATRAEGERQIGLSAEPLDVDALVQAVRTDAHGAVVTFLGVTRETSPDDPRPVAALEYEAYPLAAIAEMEAIAREAEATYGPLGIAMVHRTGVVALGEPSVVVVVASPHRAHAFDACRFAIDALKARAAIWKKELYADGGGAWVPNTGS; encoded by the coding sequence ATGGCGACCCGAGCCGAAGGCGAACGGCAGATCGGCCTGAGCGCCGAGCCGCTCGACGTCGACGCGCTGGTGCAGGCGGTGCGCACCGACGCGCACGGCGCCGTCGTCACCTTTCTCGGGGTCACCCGCGAGACGTCGCCCGACGATCCGCGGCCAGTCGCCGCGCTCGAGTACGAAGCCTACCCGTTGGCCGCGATCGCGGAGATGGAGGCGATCGCACGCGAAGCGGAAGCGACGTACGGTCCGCTCGGGATCGCGATGGTGCACCGTACCGGCGTCGTCGCGCTCGGTGAACCCTCGGTGGTGGTCGTGGTCGCCTCGCCGCACCGCGCCCATGCCTTCGACGCCTGCCGTTTCGCGATCGACGCGCTCAAAGCACGCGCCGCCATCTGGAAAAAAGAGCTCTACGCCGACGGCGGCGGCGCCTGGGTGCCGAACACCGGCTCGTGA
- the moaA gene encoding GTP 3',8-cyclase MoaA: MQLVDLIETIAEPLVDAFRRPITYLRVSVTDRCNLRCVYCMPEAGLPWIAKPDVLSYEEIEEIVRAAAHVGVRSIRLTGGEPLIRRELHKLVARIAAIPGIDDIALSTNGLLLADQAPALRAAGLRRVNVSLDTLREDRFFAIARRLGLERVLAGIDAALAHGLGPVKLNCVVMRGQNDDELEAFAALTRERAVHVRFIEVMPVAENVGLQRDAWVSSDEVLTRLRALGEIRPVPNPHGNGPARTFAYDGAPGTVGVISPLAHDYCETCNRVRLSADGKLKLCLFGDHLIDLRTPLRAGGGQAEIERLLRASMHVKPERHHLALGEIASQMRAFSEIGG; this comes from the coding sequence GTGCAACTAGTTGACCTCATCGAGACCATCGCCGAGCCTTTGGTCGACGCCTTTCGGCGGCCGATCACGTATTTGCGCGTGTCGGTGACGGATCGGTGCAATCTGCGCTGCGTCTATTGCATGCCCGAGGCGGGGCTGCCGTGGATCGCCAAACCGGACGTGCTCTCCTACGAGGAGATCGAGGAGATCGTACGGGCGGCCGCGCACGTCGGCGTGCGCAGCATCCGCCTGACCGGCGGCGAGCCGCTGATCCGCCGCGAGCTGCACAAGCTCGTCGCGCGCATCGCCGCCATCCCGGGGATCGACGACATCGCGCTCTCGACCAACGGTTTGCTGCTGGCGGACCAGGCACCCGCGCTGCGCGCGGCCGGTCTGCGGCGCGTCAACGTCTCGCTCGACACGTTGCGCGAGGACCGCTTCTTCGCGATCGCGCGCCGACTCGGCCTCGAGCGCGTGCTGGCCGGCATCGACGCCGCGCTGGCGCACGGCCTGGGCCCGGTAAAGCTGAACTGCGTGGTCATGCGCGGGCAGAACGACGACGAGCTGGAGGCGTTCGCCGCGCTGACGCGCGAGCGCGCGGTGCACGTGCGCTTCATCGAGGTGATGCCGGTCGCCGAGAACGTCGGACTACAGCGCGACGCGTGGGTGTCGTCGGACGAGGTGCTCACGCGCCTGCGCGCGCTGGGCGAGATTCGACCGGTGCCCAACCCGCACGGCAACGGTCCAGCGCGCACGTTCGCGTACGACGGCGCACCCGGAACGGTCGGGGTCATCTCACCGCTCGCGCACGACTACTGCGAGACCTGCAACCGCGTGCGCTTGTCGGCCGACGGCAAGCTCAAGCTGTGCCTGTTCGGCGATCACCTCATCGACTTGCGCACCCCGCTGCGCGCCGGTGGCGGTCAAGCCGAGATCGAGCGTCTCTTGCGCGCCTCGATGCACGTCAAACCCGAACGCCATCACCTCGCCCTCGGCGAAATCGCCTCGCAAATGCGAGCCTTCAGCGAAATAGGCGGCTAG
- a CDS encoding MoaD/ThiS family protein — protein MRVRVLAFARLRELLGGGSRELELTDGATLETLWAHLAGQAPELRAHRASTRFARNGALVDGAARLHDGDEVALMPPVGGG, from the coding sequence GTGCGCGTGCGCGTGCTGGCGTTCGCGCGCCTGCGCGAGCTGCTCGGCGGCGGCTCGCGCGAGCTGGAGCTGACCGACGGCGCGACGCTCGAGACGCTGTGGGCGCACCTGGCCGGCCAGGCACCCGAGCTGCGCGCGCACCGCGCGTCGACGCGCTTCGCGCGCAACGGTGCGCTGGTCGACGGCGCGGCGCGCTTGCACGACGGTGACGAGGTCGCACTGATGCCGCCGGTCGGTGGCGGCTGA
- a CDS encoding alpha/beta fold hydrolase translates to MNVFLHRVDAGFNSVAVLEYEARRAREVAIVAGHGYSSSKQNLDGLCAFLASHGFAVYSLDFPGHKLGASGGTLRSADDLFDAMESVVRFAHAHGHHTVYTLGHSMGAAAALCVAGREPTVSGAISIATGYGRPTALDALAARGVVDLRSSYVDGLALPEIAQQWQPYLGDALLQLAGRPVLFVAADRDAMVSRASVAELAKHAYEPKTLVEIASDHTFAGDNSRTAVLQWLNVLHPRARAAGGETPLVDAPL, encoded by the coding sequence GTGAACGTCTTTCTGCATCGTGTGGATGCGGGGTTCAACTCCGTTGCGGTGCTCGAGTACGAGGCGCGGCGGGCGCGCGAGGTCGCGATCGTCGCCGGCCACGGGTACTCGAGCTCGAAGCAGAACCTCGACGGTTTGTGCGCGTTCCTGGCCAGTCACGGCTTCGCGGTGTACTCGCTCGATTTTCCCGGGCACAAGCTGGGCGCGAGCGGGGGAACGTTGCGCTCGGCCGACGATCTGTTCGATGCGATGGAGAGCGTCGTCCGCTTCGCGCACGCGCACGGTCACCACACGGTCTACACGCTGGGCCACAGCATGGGCGCCGCGGCGGCGCTGTGCGTCGCCGGGCGCGAGCCGACGGTCAGCGGCGCGATCTCGATCGCGACCGGCTACGGCCGGCCGACGGCGCTCGACGCGTTGGCGGCGCGCGGCGTGGTCGACTTGCGCTCCTCGTACGTCGACGGGCTCGCGCTGCCCGAGATCGCGCAGCAGTGGCAGCCATACCTCGGAGACGCCTTGCTGCAACTGGCCGGGCGGCCGGTGCTGTTCGTGGCCGCCGACCGCGACGCGATGGTCTCGCGGGCCTCGGTCGCCGAGCTGGCCAAGCACGCCTACGAGCCCAAGACGCTGGTCGAGATCGCCAGCGATCACACCTTCGCCGGCGACAACAGCCGCACGGCCGTCCTGCAGTGGCTGAACGTCCTCCATCCGCGAGCGCGCGCCGCCGGCGGCGAAACCCCGCTCGTCGACGCCCCGCTCTAA
- a CDS encoding aldo/keto reductase gives MIERRFGFLEREVPVIGQGTWNVPTRGAGAEEAKRALRRGIELGMVHIDTAEMYGDGASERLIGEAIRGVPRDQLFLVSKLLPTHARFSTAIQHCEQSLQRLGTDYLDCYLLHWRGSVPLAETLGAFEQLVADGKILSLGVSNFDVDDLEEAQAALTRERIACNQVLYHLGERTIEAHELPWCRAHNVAIVAYTPFGRGDWTDAPGVHTLDTIARKHHTSPRAVILAFLTRDPIVFAVPKASTIPHVEENAAAGELELDGDDIIAIERAFPVRARRGGIPTL, from the coding sequence ATGATCGAGCGCCGCTTCGGCTTTCTCGAACGCGAGGTCCCCGTCATCGGCCAAGGGACGTGGAACGTGCCCACCCGCGGCGCCGGCGCCGAGGAAGCGAAGCGCGCGCTCCGGCGCGGCATCGAGCTGGGGATGGTCCACATCGACACCGCCGAGATGTACGGCGACGGGGCGTCCGAGCGGCTGATCGGCGAGGCGATCCGCGGCGTCCCGCGCGACCAGCTGTTCCTGGTCTCCAAGCTGCTGCCGACGCACGCGCGCTTCAGCACGGCCATTCAGCATTGCGAGCAGTCGCTGCAACGGCTGGGCACCGACTACCTGGACTGCTACCTCTTGCACTGGCGCGGCTCGGTCCCGCTGGCCGAGACCTTGGGTGCGTTCGAGCAGCTCGTCGCCGACGGCAAGATCCTCTCGCTGGGGGTGAGCAACTTCGACGTCGACGACCTCGAGGAGGCGCAGGCCGCGCTCACGCGCGAGCGGATCGCCTGCAACCAGGTGCTCTACCACTTGGGCGAGCGCACGATCGAAGCGCACGAGTTGCCGTGGTGCCGCGCGCACAACGTCGCGATCGTTGCCTACACGCCCTTCGGCCGAGGCGATTGGACCGACGCGCCGGGCGTGCACACGCTCGACACGATCGCGCGCAAGCACCACACCTCGCCGCGGGCGGTGATCTTGGCGTTCCTGACCCGCGACCCGATCGTGTTCGCCGTCCCCAAGGCGTCGACGATCCCGCACGTCGAGGAGAACGCGGCGGCCGGCGAGCTCGAGCTCGACGGCGACGACATCATCGCGATCGAACGCGCCTTCCCCGTGCGTGCGCGGCGTGGAGGCATCCCCACCCTCTGA
- a CDS encoding deoxyribodipyrimidine photo-lyase, with protein MFAFTRDLRLGDHAGLAAVARHGEVVPVHVIDPVAAARLRRSPRRAAYYCAAVAALDRGLRERGSRLIVRRGAPGPALRALARAVGAGAVGWSCGYDPKTVRLDRDIQSVLEEAGLRTVPVHDAPAIPPEDELLSTQRGEGYRAFVPYHARWRTLLPPPDAGSATFAATEIASEPLPVPEEFGAGARLSEPVGEAAALGKLTAFLAGPVLHYGVARNVPAAGETSHLAAELSFGTIAGRTVVRATCERAADPFLLAEERASLKLFLRALAQRDFFLQLAWYHESLAEEPLQPKMRAFAFARSHAHLDAWRSGRTGFPLIDAGVRELRATGWMHPRLRAIAASFLCFDLGVDWRVGRDEWDHYLIEDDPALATGNWQWVAAVGADLAAYPRIYNPLKQQRRFDPTGAYVRRWIPELAGAPDVVILDPLLAGYERQLTLPLFGERGYPAPVLDHEEAARAFLARYAREVRTPA; from the coding sequence GTGTTCGCATTCACACGGGACCTCCGGCTCGGCGATCACGCCGGCTTGGCCGCCGTCGCGCGCCACGGCGAGGTCGTGCCGGTGCACGTGATCGATCCGGTCGCCGCCGCGCGGCTGCGTCGCTCCCCGCGCCGGGCGGCGTACTACTGCGCCGCCGTCGCGGCGCTCGACCGCGGTCTGCGCGAGCGCGGCAGCCGGCTGATCGTGCGGCGCGGGGCGCCCGGACCGGCGCTGCGCGCGCTGGCGCGCGCGGTCGGGGCGGGCGCGGTCGGCTGGAGCTGCGGCTACGACCCCAAGACCGTCCGGCTGGACCGCGACATCCAGTCGGTGCTCGAGGAGGCCGGGCTGCGCACCGTCCCCGTGCACGACGCACCGGCGATCCCGCCCGAAGACGAGCTGCTCAGCACGCAGCGCGGTGAGGGCTATCGCGCCTTCGTCCCCTATCACGCGCGCTGGCGGACGCTGCTCCCGCCGCCCGACGCCGGCAGCGCGACCTTCGCGGCCACCGAGATCGCCAGCGAGCCGCTCCCGGTCCCCGAGGAGTTCGGTGCCGGCGCCCGGCTCTCCGAGCCGGTCGGCGAGGCGGCGGCGCTGGGGAAGCTCACCGCCTTCCTGGCCGGGCCGGTGCTGCACTACGGGGTGGCGCGGAACGTGCCCGCGGCCGGCGAGACCTCGCATCTGGCGGCCGAGCTGAGCTTCGGGACGATCGCCGGGCGGACGGTGGTGCGCGCCACCTGCGAGCGCGCCGCCGATCCGTTCCTGTTGGCCGAGGAGCGCGCTTCGCTCAAGCTCTTCCTGCGCGCGCTGGCGCAACGCGACTTCTTTCTGCAACTGGCGTGGTACCACGAGTCGTTGGCCGAAGAGCCGTTGCAGCCGAAGATGCGCGCCTTCGCGTTCGCGCGCTCGCACGCGCACCTGGACGCCTGGCGCAGCGGGCGGACCGGCTTTCCGCTGATCGACGCGGGCGTGCGCGAGCTGCGCGCGACGGGCTGGATGCATCCGCGGCTGCGAGCGATCGCGGCTTCGTTCCTGTGCTTCGACTTGGGAGTCGACTGGCGCGTCGGCCGCGACGAGTGGGACCACTACCTGATCGAGGACGACCCGGCGCTGGCGACCGGCAATTGGCAGTGGGTGGCGGCGGTCGGGGCGGACCTGGCGGCCTACCCGCGCATCTACAACCCGCTCAAGCAGCAGCGCCGGTTCGACCCGACCGGGGCCTACGTGCGACGCTGGATCCCCGAGCTCGCCGGCGCGCCCGACGTGGTCATCCTCGACCCGCTGCTGGCCGGTTACGAGCGGCAGCTGACGTTGCCGCTGTTCGGCGAGCGCGGTTATCCCGCGCCCGTCCTGGACCATGAAGAAGCGGCGCGCGCGTTCTTGGCCCGCTACGCGCGCGAGGTCCGCACGCCGGCCTAA
- the rfbC gene encoding dTDP-4-dehydrorhamnose 3,5-epimerase, with product MLQVLPTRFAEAKVFVPDVFEDDRGFFKETWSDPKYAALGLDLRWEQDSCSWSTRNVIRGLHYDFAMAKFVQCLAGRIWDVIVDLRRDSPTYLQWEGFVLTAANHRQLYVPAGFGHGFLALDDEVVVYYKNSVAYDPAREGAVSWRNPRIGVRWPLTGEPRLSLKDAAVPEDALP from the coding sequence GTGCTCCAGGTCCTGCCGACCCGCTTCGCCGAGGCGAAGGTGTTCGTCCCCGACGTCTTCGAGGACGACCGCGGCTTCTTCAAAGAGACGTGGTCCGACCCGAAGTACGCCGCGCTCGGCCTCGACCTGCGCTGGGAGCAGGACTCGTGCTCCTGGTCGACCCGCAACGTCATTCGCGGCTTGCACTACGACTTCGCGATGGCCAAGTTCGTGCAGTGCCTGGCCGGGCGAATCTGGGACGTGATCGTCGACCTGCGCCGCGACTCGCCGACGTACTTGCAGTGGGAAGGCTTCGTCCTCACCGCCGCCAACCATCGCCAGCTCTACGTGCCGGCCGGCTTCGGGCACGGCTTTCTCGCGCTGGACGACGAAGTCGTCGTCTACTACAAGAACAGCGTGGCCTACGACCCGGCCCGCGAGGGCGCCGTGTCGTGGCGCAACCCGCGCATCGGGGTACGCTGGCCATTGACCGGCGAACCGCGCCTGTCGCTCAAAGACGCCGCCGTTCCCGAGGACGCACTACCATGA
- a CDS encoding aminotransferase class V-fold PLP-dependent enzyme → MNAEAPLAASSFALDSGLTYFNHAAAGVLPVATRDALRAMIEDHAAHGVIGTAPRELELPAYRLAIAEFVGGRRDEVALLRNTSEGATILAQGLDLGPGDEVITGANEFGANAYPWMALQQRGVAVTLIDAPRERMTPDVLRRTISSRTRVVSVSWVTFDDGYRHDLAALAEVAHAAGALFVVDVMQGLGAFPLDVSAAGVDAVYAGGAKWLMALQGVGFLWLRAELLDRVALRLPGWRSVADIWNFLDYAQPPAPGATRYEGGTVNILGALSLAASIGVLTEAGVERIGAHVLALTDRLVDGLLQQGWQVLGDRSREDVKSGIVTFRRQNVDPIALGRRLGALGFCVTYRANGIRVSPHGHNTAAQIDAFLAALAADR, encoded by the coding sequence TTGAACGCCGAGGCGCCGCTGGCGGCCTCGAGTTTCGCGCTGGACTCGGGCCTCACGTACTTCAACCATGCGGCGGCCGGCGTGCTGCCGGTCGCGACGCGCGACGCGCTGCGGGCGATGATCGAAGATCATGCCGCCCACGGCGTGATCGGCACCGCGCCGCGCGAGCTCGAGCTGCCGGCGTATCGCCTGGCCATCGCCGAGTTCGTGGGCGGCCGGCGCGACGAGGTCGCGCTGCTGCGCAACACCTCGGAGGGTGCGACGATCCTGGCGCAAGGCCTGGACCTGGGCCCCGGCGACGAGGTGATTACCGGCGCCAACGAGTTCGGCGCCAACGCCTATCCGTGGATGGCGCTGCAGCAGCGCGGCGTCGCGGTCACGCTGATCGATGCGCCGCGCGAGCGGATGACGCCCGACGTTCTGCGGCGCACGATCTCCTCGCGCACGCGCGTCGTGAGCGTCTCGTGGGTGACGTTCGACGACGGTTACCGCCACGATCTGGCCGCGTTGGCCGAGGTCGCGCACGCCGCCGGCGCGCTGTTCGTCGTCGACGTGATGCAGGGGCTGGGCGCGTTTCCGCTCGACGTGAGCGCGGCCGGCGTCGACGCCGTCTATGCCGGCGGCGCCAAGTGGCTGATGGCGCTGCAGGGGGTGGGCTTCTTGTGGCTGCGCGCGGAGCTGCTCGACCGCGTCGCGCTGCGGCTGCCCGGCTGGCGTTCCGTCGCCGACATCTGGAACTTCTTGGACTACGCGCAGCCGCCGGCGCCCGGCGCGACGCGCTACGAGGGCGGGACCGTCAACATCCTGGGCGCGCTCTCGCTGGCCGCCTCGATCGGCGTGCTGACCGAGGCCGGCGTCGAGCGCATCGGCGCGCACGTGCTGGCGCTGACCGACCGGCTCGTCGACGGCTTGCTGCAGCAGGGCTGGCAGGTCTTGGGTGACCGCTCGCGCGAGGACGTCAAGTCGGGGATCGTGACGTTCCGACGGCAGAACGTCGATCCGATCGCGCTCGGCCGGCGTCTGGGGGCGCTCGGCTTCTGCGTCACCTATCGCGCCAACGGCATTCGCGTCTCGCCGCACGGCCACAACACCGCCGCGCAGATCGACGCGTTCTTGGCGGCCCTGGCCGCCGACCGCTAA
- a CDS encoding Cof-type HAD-IIB family hydrolase, with translation MPTAIDLIALDLDGTLLAPDETISPRNRAAIGEALAAGIRVVLVTGRGVDTPIRVSRELGLNLPVICCHGALTKDFGANRTLVHIPVPLVHAKPMLELADREGLAVAAYIDEAFYRLAGTPIVMDDMRGAGWHEVPSLVAVMTEAPTFIRFLGTESVRRMEASFGDLPLSFRYETWGELVECAVLSREASKRNALAKLCADFQVSPDRVMAVGDSRNDVPMLRWAKIGVAMANALPEVRQSVRYVTTSNAEDGVALAIERFCLPAKKKSA, from the coding sequence ATGCCCACCGCTATCGATCTCATCGCCCTCGATCTGGACGGGACGCTGCTGGCGCCCGACGAGACCATCAGCCCGCGGAACCGCGCCGCCATCGGCGAGGCGCTGGCCGCCGGCATTCGCGTGGTCCTGGTGACCGGACGCGGCGTCGACACGCCGATCCGCGTCTCCCGCGAGCTCGGCCTGAACCTGCCGGTCATCTGCTGCCACGGGGCGCTGACCAAAGACTTCGGCGCCAACCGGACACTGGTGCACATCCCGGTGCCGCTGGTGCACGCGAAGCCGATGCTCGAGCTGGCCGACCGCGAAGGGCTGGCCGTCGCCGCCTACATCGACGAGGCGTTCTACCGGCTCGCCGGGACGCCGATCGTCATGGACGACATGCGCGGCGCCGGCTGGCACGAGGTCCCCTCGCTGGTCGCGGTGATGACCGAAGCGCCGACCTTCATCCGTTTCCTGGGCACCGAGTCGGTCCGGCGGATGGAAGCGAGCTTCGGGGATCTGCCGCTGAGCTTCCGCTACGAGACCTGGGGCGAGCTGGTCGAGTGCGCGGTGCTCAGCCGCGAAGCCAGCAAGCGCAATGCGCTGGCCAAGCTGTGCGCCGACTTCCAGGTCTCGCCCGACCGCGTCATGGCCGTCGGCGACTCGCGCAACGACGTGCCGATGCTGCGCTGGGCGAAGATCGGCGTGGCCATGGCGAACGCCCTGCCCGAGGTGCGCCAGTCGGTCCGCTACGTGACGACCAGCAACGCCGAGGACGGCGTCGCCTTGGCGATCGAGCGTTTTTGCCTGCCCGCGAAGAAGAAATCGGCCTGA
- a CDS encoding cytochrome c: MPFKPFALLAGGAVVIVLAAGCSKNGAQSSQAAATGSPLVVATSVAASAAPLGDVSRGKTIFSANCASCHGATGREGGIGPSLTNEKSRKDFDQTVAWIHNPQPPMPKLWPSPLNDKDVADVAAYVQSL, translated from the coding sequence ATGCCCTTCAAACCTTTCGCGCTCCTGGCGGGAGGAGCCGTCGTCATCGTGCTCGCCGCGGGTTGCTCCAAGAACGGCGCTCAGTCCTCGCAGGCGGCCGCCACCGGCTCGCCGCTCGTGGTCGCGACGAGCGTCGCCGCCAGCGCCGCGCCGCTCGGCGACGTCTCGCGCGGCAAGACGATCTTCAGCGCGAACTGCGCGTCCTGCCACGGCGCAACCGGGCGTGAGGGCGGCATCGGCCCGTCGCTGACCAACGAGAAGAGCCGGAAAGATTTCGATCAGACCGTCGCCTGGATTCACAACCCGCAACCGCCGATGCCCAAGTTGTGGCCGTCGCCGCTGAACGACAAAGACGTCGCCGACGTCGCCGCCTACGTCCAGAGCCTGTAA
- a CDS encoding DUF1345 domain-containing protein: MFSIGTGALVALLVYLVGAHWLHHATRFAAAYDAGVATILFFLKHSGLHADPRLTRARAALDDPGRNGVLTLVLIAVIAGLVAAVLEIGRGPQIKDVVERWEAYAFGVGAVVLGWLWVHLVYTFRYAHLYYYDDDGDGTACGGIKFPGTDEPSDWDFAYFAFCIGASFAVSDPQVTETRVRREILAHSIISFAYNSVIIGMVINLFAGIFGSSGGSGGS, translated from the coding sequence TTGTTCTCGATCGGAACGGGGGCGCTGGTCGCGCTGCTCGTCTACCTCGTCGGCGCGCACTGGCTGCACCACGCGACTCGCTTCGCGGCGGCCTACGACGCCGGCGTGGCGACGATCTTGTTCTTCCTCAAGCATAGCGGTCTGCACGCCGATCCACGCTTGACGCGCGCCCGCGCCGCGCTCGACGATCCCGGTCGCAACGGCGTGCTCACGCTGGTACTGATTGCCGTCATCGCCGGGCTGGTCGCGGCCGTGCTCGAGATCGGCCGCGGACCGCAGATCAAGGACGTCGTCGAGCGCTGGGAGGCGTACGCGTTCGGCGTCGGTGCGGTCGTGCTCGGCTGGCTGTGGGTGCACTTGGTGTACACCTTCCGGTACGCGCATCTGTACTATTACGACGACGACGGCGACGGCACGGCGTGCGGCGGGATCAAGTTCCCCGGCACCGACGAACCGTCGGACTGGGACTTCGCCTACTTCGCGTTCTGCATCGGCGCGTCGTTCGCCGTCTCCGACCCGCAGGTGACGGAGACGCGCGTGCGGCGCGAGATCCTGGCCCACTCGATCATCTCGTTCGCGTACAACTCGGTCATCATCGGGATGGTGATCAACCTGTTCGCCGGCATCTTCGGCAGCTCGGGCGGGAGCGGCGGCTCTTAG
- the moeB gene encoding molybdopterin-synthase adenylyltransferase MoeB, which produces MSTMAGRGELRRYSRHLLIPEVGLAGQEKLAASRVLVIGAGGLGSPVLAYLAAAGVGRILVIDDDAVDVTNLQRQILYDTADVGASKARRAAERLRALNPQIAIDPLEARFDAGNARELVRLVDVVVDGSDTFGTRYLVNDACVLEGKPDVHGAIFRFDGQVSVFGAAGGPCYRCLYPEPPPEHLVPTCAEGGVLGVLAGIVGSFQATEALKLLLGIGTPLIGRLLLIDALDARVREIRVGRDPACPLCGERPTIREVGASFASTALPAGVPELELDALADARDGGTILLDVREPHERALGEIPGALAIPASQLEARLHELDTARTYVVACRVGSKSRWAAARLKEAGFGRVYHLREGLLALAARDASFEVF; this is translated from the coding sequence ATGAGCACGATGGCCGGGCGCGGCGAGCTGCGCCGTTACAGCCGCCACCTGCTGATCCCCGAAGTCGGCTTGGCGGGCCAGGAGAAGCTGGCGGCCTCGCGCGTGCTGGTGATCGGCGCGGGCGGTCTGGGCTCGCCGGTGCTGGCGTACTTGGCGGCGGCCGGAGTCGGTCGCATCCTGGTCATCGACGACGACGCGGTCGACGTGACCAACCTGCAGCGGCAGATCCTCTACGACACCGCCGACGTCGGCGCGTCGAAGGCGCGGCGCGCGGCCGAGCGGCTGCGCGCGCTCAACCCGCAGATCGCGATCGATCCGCTCGAAGCGCGCTTCGACGCCGGCAACGCGCGCGAGCTGGTGCGGCTGGTCGACGTCGTCGTCGACGGCAGCGATACGTTCGGCACGCGCTATCTGGTCAACGACGCGTGCGTGCTCGAGGGCAAGCCCGACGTGCACGGCGCGATCTTCCGATTCGACGGACAGGTCTCGGTGTTCGGCGCGGCGGGCGGCCCGTGCTATCGCTGCCTGTATCCCGAGCCGCCGCCGGAGCACCTGGTACCGACGTGCGCGGAGGGCGGCGTGCTCGGCGTGTTGGCCGGCATCGTCGGCTCGTTCCAGGCCACCGAGGCCCTCAAGCTGCTGCTCGGGATCGGCACCCCGCTGATCGGCCGGCTGTTGTTGATCGACGCGCTCGACGCGCGGGTGCGCGAGATCCGCGTCGGGCGCGACCCGGCGTGTCCGCTGTGCGGCGAGCGGCCGACGATCCGCGAGGTCGGCGCGTCGTTCGCGTCCACCGCGCTGCCCGCCGGGGTCCCCGAGCTCGAGCTCGACGCGCTCGCCGACGCGCGCGACGGCGGCACGATCTTGCTCGACGTGCGCGAGCCCCACGAGCGCGCGCTGGGCGAGATCCCCGGCGCGCTCGCCATCCCGGCCAGCCAGCTCGAGGCGCGGCTGCACGAGCTCGACACGGCGCGCACCTACGTGGTGGCGTGCCGCGTCGGCTCGAAATCGCGCTGGGCCGCCGCCCGCCTCAAGGAAGCCGGGTTCGGTCGCGTCTATCATCTGCGCGAGGGCCTGTTGGCCCTGGCTGCTCGCGACGCATCGTTCGAGGTATTCTGA